The window aaaagaaagaaagaaagaatggaAACATAATTGAAAGAGGAAGACGTGACAGAGGCGAATCCGGCGGGGAACAAGTTTTGGCTAAGCCCAACCTCCCCAATTATTATTGTGTATTTTTTTGAAGAAGACAACTTCAAACAACCAAGCACACTAAACTACTTTTCATTAACCCTACATTACAATTCcatatttcaattttatatatatatatatatatatatatatatatatatttcttttatggGTGTAACACtctataattataaaattatttcaTAAATAATGTGTCAATAATTGATCACTGCTATTTAAGTAatgaatttttaaatataaaaaataaaaagggttTCCACATATGTTTTATTTTGTGAATAAAATCTACAAGTAATTATTAAATTATCTTTTTGAGTACTAATAATTAAATTGATGTGATGAAAAAGTTATTTGGCTTATTTGATTTATAACATATGTTTTATTAGTTATTATTAGGTTGTGTAAATAAACTTTAATGAATTGTAAcaatatataaatctatataaatttagatttttttttaaaaaaatcatgaatccaaattttataggaaataaaaatgaaaaaaaaacaaaataaactatGTGTAATTATTATATATGGAAGGTAgacaaagtaaataaaaatcaaCTAAATTTTAAAAGGTTGTTTAATTTTGAGGAACGTAAACTATCAAACAATGAACTCAAAAAAGTTGATGGAGAATTTGAACTCCTAAGATCGATAATATAAGAGGTTAATAAgatataaattttatgtttttttggTCGTACGGAGAccacaaattctttgagccAAAATTCATATGACTTCATACCTCCAAACTCTTCGACTATACCAACTTCTTTGTGCACTTAAATTATTCAAGTAATGTGTTTTAGTATCGTTaagataaatttttatttaattatagttTGATCCTTGTGTAGTAAAGTAAACAAATCTCTAgatcttttaatttattagtGACAATATTATTCATAATAATATAGTTATAATTAGGTTTTCTGGATATGTAGTCTGACGTGTAGCTAGGTTAACCACTTATCAAAtgtcttttttgttttggtttattCTTTTAGGAGGCGTTTGACACTCAATGAACCGAAGTTATGAGACACTAAATGGACTATATAGATAAagttaattaaagaaaaatatcaataaaaattGAAGCTATATATAGTTGAAAATATTAGGAAAAGAGAAACAAACCGATCAAATGGATATAAAAACCATATAAATGGTTGATCAACTCTCcctttttattttgtgattttccAATGTCTTGGGTTGTAGTGTTTCTTTCACATGTGATGTGGTTAAGGTACATAACATTCATGTTACTTTGTCTATATTAATAAGGTTCTTTTAATTAGTCCTTTACAAATTGTTACAAAGTAAGTCCATGTGATATATTATTATGATCAGTAAAGAGGAGCATTGTTTTTGAacaagaatatatatatatagtcattGCTACTTGTtaaactttaatatataattaatcaaactTTAATTTAGAAAATCTTTTCATGAGAGTTAAAAGGTAAGGAAGAAATCGTCACTTTTGGTTACATTTTAGATATATTTGCTAGTTCGATTCGAGCGGAGGATGTTTGAAAGAGAAAGGTAGTTGAATAGTCATTTGACGACTAGCTAATATGTATGTGTTTTTGTTAgtcatttaatttttaattcttCACTTTCGATGAGAAGGAGAAGAGTGAGGTTTAAAGCACGTATTTAATCCCGATTATTTCAAGTGAGTAATTAGTGATAAATAAAATGTGTATGTGTTAAATTGATTCATATAAACTGCTAAAAAAAGATGATTAAGTTCAGGTAGAGAACTTTTAAGTAAACATTAAAATGGAAATAGTTATGTATTATTGCCTATAATACCATAGGGCACTGTATAGGTCACTATCCAATGCATTTCACTATTTTttagtattcaattttttaatcCTTTCAACGCCTCcgatgcttttttttttaaaggtattgtaattaaattaaaacatagGATGAGAGGACCGAACTATAGTACAAATACCAATTGAGCTATACGCTCATGTCCAAAACTGCAATATTGCAAGATATATTATTatgatattttcattatttacTCTTTTAATTAGTCAATCTATCGTTCTATAAACTATAAAATGGAATAGATGATAGTTAATTgattgatttcatttttttttctatattaattGTTCTATCTTTTGAAATTCACTTGAATTTGATACGAAACTGAATAtgaattttacaaaattaattaatttgaaatagaCACTTGATTCTTTGAATTTGAACATATTAGAAggtggagagagaaaaaagggtGAAAGATGAAATTCTTCGATAAATATGCAAAGTTCAATAATTAATACTTATTAAAGTCGACAAAGTAGAATTATTTAATACCCAGTTGTGATGTAGGTGGATCAAATAGTAAACTCAACCGAATTGATTGTCACCAttccaaatattatttttcCAACTAATACAATATTGGGCAGGGAAAAGAGACACAAGAGTAGAAAATATCTTGAAAATCTACCAAAAAAACATAAACTTTGGTAGATATTTGTCCAAGACATACTGATATTGCTGATAAACTTTATCTGTGATAGATTAATATTTGCAATAtgatctatcaatgatatgatTCTATCAATAATTAGTGAcaaacttctatcattgatatatttcgatagattttgctatatttataatttttttaaaacgttCTTATATGTATGTTAATATTCTAAATctaattactatatttgcaactatttTGTATCTACCACGATTTTGCCATGTTCGTTTCTTAAATGTTGCAGAAATTCGTTTtcaaaatctcaatatgtaaaAACTAGGGTAAATTAGGAAATATGTTTCCTGACCTCTTCttctttataattttaaatttatgtaCTTTAATTCTATGAAATAAGTGAATTAAAGTTGGGATTCAACGTATGGATTTAGTATCATGAACGTTTgaattgtattaatttaaactacaaactaatGATTGTATCtatttaaattctaaattttttttttaagtatcaATTTGACCCTTCAATTTTTGTTTGACTAATATCAAGTGAAACTTCTATTTTGAGTCGATTAAAGTACTTTATACGTAAGTTATTTACTACAATTACCTTTGAAAATCACTCATGCATTAATTCTCAAATTTGTATAAATTTTTCCAAATCCCTATTTTAGAAAATGGACAATTAGAACTAAAATGCATGGTCAATTCttaaataaaattgaattttcCAACCAAAACGTAATGAAGGGTTTAAATTGTGATATACTTACAAAAGCTGAAAGTTTAAGAATTGATACAATTACTAGTTcatgtttaaattgatacatcCCTTAAAGCTTGTAGTTATAAATTTGCTCTCCAATGTACGTATCTTGACATGTTGTGCCAAAAGATTCACCGCTGAGTTGAGttttaaagttaaaagtcaatATATGTTAGAATTAGAACGTTAGTGTTTAGAATGCAAAACATGTAAGACAAACTTTCTGGATAAATgtacaaaagagagagaaaaaaaagtaaatagaGTTTCTCAATAAATATACAAAGTTTAATAATAAACGCCTTTGAAAAAAAGTGAGAAGTGAATGAGCAAACACCCTCTAAATGTGTGAGAATAAAATTGATCCACGAATGAAATAGTTATTACAAATTggtttttcgtttttaaaatttgaccgAGATTCAACTATTTTAcccaacaaaaataaatattacgctctataaaaaatctattaaaagataaaattcattacctttgatttttttaacgaagtgataaatattttatcaattttttatttttgataatttcttgaaaataacgtaatgtgagaaaaaaaaacaaaaatgttaaaagtttagattgaaaataagaattaaataaaaaaaattaacaaaaaggaaaaaaggaaggAAAGGAAAAATGAAGAGAACGTGGGGAGGAAAATGCTTCGAGGAGGGAAGTGGGGAATAACCGTCTCAACCGCCACATCgtttcaaacaaaataaaattttaaaaagaaaaatgaatccAAAATCATCTTCTTGAAGCATAAATCCGCAAGAACAAAAGatttgaatatggatttcaaGAAACTCAGTGTTCTGTGAAGGGAAACCAACAATAATGGAAGACAGAAGATCACAATCACATGAAGTTTTAAGGAAAGGACCATGGAAACTCGAAGAAGATGAAGTACTTTTGAACCATGTTAACCGTTTCGGCCCCAGAGACTGGAGCTCCATTCGATCCAAAGGCCTTCTTCAGCGGACTGGCAAGTCCTGCCGTCTTCGTTGGGTTAATAAACTCAGACCCAACTTGAAAAAGTAACTCATTTTTACTTAACCGCCGTTAATTGCCTTCATTTAGATTTTCTTGATGAATTCGGACGTGTTTTGACGTGGGTTTTTTTCGTgtttagtttttgttgtttgttctTCTGCTTGCAAACTGTTTGAGAAAATGACTGATAGAGTGATTTTAGATTATGATTCCTGCGCTATGGATTTTTCTTCCTTGAGATTCCGATTCATTGCCTTAGAATAagaatttatttgttttttttttttctgtgttCCCCTAAATCCGGCAAGTGGGTTGTTTTTGTTTCGCCAACTGTTTGCGAAAATGTCTAGATTTCTTGACCATGCTGCTGCTAttcatggttttttttttttttttcaatttcttggAATATGTGTTTATCTGTTGGGTTTTCTTGTGCTTCCTCATTTCCGGCAAGTGGGTGCAAATTCACAGCAGAGGAGGAAAAAATGGTGATAGAATTGCAAGCGCAGTTTGGGAACAAATGGGCGAAGATAGCGACTTACTTGCCGGGCCGGACCGATAATGATGTAAAGAATTTTTGGAGTAGTAGGCAAAAGAGATTGGCTAGGCTTCTGCAGACATCACCTGCTCCATCCAAATTGCAAAGAAGTGCTAAAAAGGAAACGCCAGTCGATTTTGATATTCCCACCATGGAGGTATTTTCTTTGCTAATATCTAGTGATATCTTAGATCTTAGATTCCTTGCAGTTTTGTAGTTTTTTAGTTTTCTAAGAGTTTTAGAACTTTTAGTTTCGACTAAGATGCAAAAGTTATCCAAATTAGGATGTGTAATGGTCATTTCGAAGACGATATACAGGCACTTTATGGTGACTAATGTTGTTGGTTTGATATTTTATCAGTTTGATGACGAGATTTTATGATCAATGGGGCATTATGACGCTTCTTTTTGTTGAAGTTTCTATAGATTTTGATGTATAGTTCAATTTCCATAACTTTCTTTTCGAACTTTCAAGGCACCAAAGCTGAGCTCTGCATCAGAGGGAGAGTCATCCTCAAGGCCAATGTTGTGTTTGTCGTCTTGCCGTGCCGATTATGTTGAACCTGTTAATATGTTCTGCTCGTTGCCAGATTCGTACTGGCCCAAATTACTCGGTTTTGGCCAAGACTTTCTTCAACCTGAATTCAACTCGTTTCAGACCTCAATCAAATTCGAACAACAAAGCAATTTCCACACTCAGTCACTAAGTTCAACATTTTCATCTCAAGGACTCCATGATCCCAACTTTGATGTTTTTCTTGAAACATTGGATGTTTCTCAATTAACTAACGAAGTTCAATTTCCATCTGGGCTGCAATTCTACGAACCGATAGGATGTTGCTCAAGTCATGATGATGTAAGGGAGAACGTCGACAACCCGGAAAGCTTCTTCAGTGAGTTTCCTGCTGACATATTTGAACATATAGAGCCGCCTCCGAGCTCACCGGAAAACTGATACTTTGCCTCTTTCATTTTGTAAAATTGTTTGGACTTTGATTTTGCATCTGTATCTGTGAAATTGATGTGTAATGTTTTGCCTACTCAATTGGTATACTACACAATATGTTTGTTTTCTCATTTGAACTTAGAAGGGTGAAAAAGTATTCAGATTTTAGCTGTTTCTTCGGGTTGCAACAGAATTTAAGCCCTTAAATCTAACCATTAATACTCTCAACTTTGAAATTTGTACAAATTTAAACCTAAGTAATTATCGaatcaatttaaaccttaaacttgaagttgtatcaatttaaatatgcctctttaaattttgttttaatattattttagacccattttgttttttatttttattttttaaaattaaacttataaataCAATTTTCAACTTCAACGTTCTTCCTCCATTGTTATATACTTTCTAATGATGGTTCTGAAAACTAAaccaaatttttaattttcaaaactaaaagaaaagtaGTTTATAAAAAGCTGGTTTTTGTTATTGAAATTTGACAAATAATACCACCATATTTTACTTAGAAAGGATGGTTAAAATTAGGGAGAAGTAGTCTTAATTTAAAGAACAAtttaaagaacaaaaaacaaaatgagaggtcttaattttccaattaagtttataaattgTCATAAGTAAATCGATTTAAAATCTTTATTAACATTATTTGAAAATTCTCGACCTTCTAAAATTTtgattaaacaaaactaagaagCTATAGTTTGAATAAATAAATCTTAATTAAGAGTCTAGATTGAttcatgaaatattaattaaaaaaactttaaaaatttGAAGTATAATCGAACAGAATCTCAGAAGCCTATTGGTCAAGAAATTGGAGTTTTGAATAATCTATGAGACTTTTTTAAAGATTTAAGATTAGACAAAACTGAAAGTACAACAAGACATGTGATATGAGGATCAAAGTCCAATTTTAGGATGACTTTTAACAATGAAATCAATGTCTTTTCATCCTTCCCTAATTAAGGTAGAACCAACGTGCAAAAATAAACTTTTCATCTTTATATTAACCGCTCAAGCGTAGTATAGAGATATAGAACGAACATGATAAAACTCTATCGAAAGTTCTTGAAATTCGATTGGTGCAAAGTAATCGAAGAATGGTACATTTTTCTCATGCATTAAATCTCATATCTCATAGTTTAGatcaaaaaccaaaacaaaacaaacaaaaaaatcatTATCATGTTTCACATTCACAAGTCATGAGAGGAAGTCTTGTATGCAGAGCAAGAAATTAAAAGCTCATCCATCAAACTTAATTGCAAACAAGTCTCAACCTCAAATtccaagaagaagaaaaaagtggaagagaaaaagaaaaaaggaaacccacaataaagaagaagaagaagaagaagaagaagaagaaagtggaAGGAATAAAGGAAAGGGCTTTCTCTTTGAAGAATTGAAGTGGGGAATGGATGATGGATATTATACTACTTATAGCCATAGGAGCAAAAGAGAAAGCCACTTGGAAATTGAAAATGTGGAAGATCAGAAtaatcatgtacaaaaaaagaaaaacactaaCTAGTTAAAAGCTATGGAAGGGCGGGCGATGATTGCCGTAACTTTGCTTTCTCTTTCTCACGAGCTGTTTCCATTAGAAAATGAGAGGTTTGATCGTAAACGAATTATCGATTGAGAAGGCCATATGAGGGCAGTTCTTCTAGTCTTGAAATGTCCTCAATTAGAAGCTCTTTTTCCAGCTGTCGTCGTGTTGCTTTCATTACCGTCTGTAAAGAGGCAACAAAAAACGAAACACGGGTCATTATATTGTCGACTTCAAACTCGTATTTAATGACTTAACGATTTAAGGTATGCTCAATTTTAAACATCTAATTCATGCTTATCCGGGCGAATCCTTGCGATGGATGTGAATTCACTCCTAAGGAAGGTTATAAGGATCAATAATTTCCAACAATTGTGTTGAGTAGCAGCAGAAGTTGAATGTTTTAAGTCTTAACCTAAAGTTTGAGGGGATATTGATAGAATGCAATACATAAAAAACAGAAAACGAGTGAATGTATCGAGCAGTATTAAGACGATAAATTTGACGATTTCAAGGTTCAAGATGACATACATTAAAGTCCATATATGATGCATGCATGGCTAGCCATTCATGATCCATTAGTTTGAATGTGATACAATAGAGTAGGTCGAATGCCAAATCGTTTTCTGTCAGGAAAAAGGAAATACCGGGATTAGTAAATTTAAGAAAGAGATTCGCATGTATCAATCATCCATATATCATAAAATCATCTAATAAGAAGATTTTGCATAATCAATAACTACACATATTATATTGTGATAAAGAAATTACGAGCAGAAAATAATTTCAATTGGTATATATGGCTTTCCAAATGCTATTCGTACAAATTCAACAAATTAGTTCCACATTACCTGCAAGAAACTTCAAGAAAGTTGCTCCCACAAGAGTCCGTGGCTTGACTGGAAATATCATTTCATCCCATTAGTGAATAAAAGTTGTCACATTTCCGTAAGCTAGAATAATATCAACCCTAGATTTAGACATAAGAAAACGCTAATTTCTAAAATCATGACTTAGAGTACAGTTAGATCCTCGAATCACAACGAATCATCCAAGAAGTGATTTTTAGAGTGGAATAAGGGCAAGTAAATTTGGAAAATCTAAATACAAAACAATTGTCAACCACGTCAGTAATATCATGTAATACTATTAAGTCATGCATTTGTCTCCCCCACACCCAAAAAATCACATGTGAAAGCATACAAACAAGGAATTAAATTTGGTACATTCTAAAGTGCAACAAAATTAGGCAGTTGTTGAACTAAATATGGGAATTGTGCATTAAATTTCAGTTGAATAATATTGATTCATAGAGACAGTAAACCTGCTTCAAGATCAAGCATTTGAATAAGCATGAATGTGATGTTCACCCCAGCTACGGCAAATGGGTATTCCCATAGAGACCGATCTCCTTCCTGCTTTCGAAGGAGATCCTGGAATGACTTCTGTAATGAATATCCAGAAACTTTAGGGTTAAAAGACAATCACTGGAAGCATGTATGTATTTTCCAAGCTAAAAGTTCCTGATCAGTatgttcaactttttttttactttttccaaaaggaaaataaatcaAGACTCCAGGGGGTTAAAAGCAAGGTGAGAAAAAGTTGCATACCGGGAAATTTTTGGCAAAGAACAACA is drawn from Cucumis melo cultivar AY chromosome 11, USDA_Cmelo_AY_1.0, whole genome shotgun sequence and contains these coding sequences:
- the LOC103498817 gene encoding uncharacterized protein LOC103498817 isoform X2 → MLAEIQICFAEVVAGSAAWLGRGLSCVCAQRRESDARPSFDLTPAQEECLQRLQNRIDIAYDSSITEHQEALRTLWNVAFPEEELRGLISEQWKEMGWQGKDPSTDFRGGGFISLENLLFFAKNFPKSFQDLLRKQEGDRSLWEYPFAVAGVNITFMLIQMLDLEAVKPRTLVGATFLKFLAENDLAFDLLYCITFKLMDHEWLAMHASYMDFNTVMKATRRQLEKELLIEDISRLEELPSYGLLNR
- the LOC103498816 gene encoding transcription factor DUO1-like; protein product: MEDRRSQSHEVLRKGPWKLEEDEVLLNHVNRFGPRDWSSIRSKGLLQRTGKSCRLRWVNKLRPNLKNGCKFTAEEEKMVIELQAQFGNKWAKIATYLPGRTDNDVKNFWSSRQKRLARLLQTSPAPSKLQRSAKKETPVDFDIPTMEAPKLSSASEGESSSRPMLCLSSCRADYVEPVNMFCSLPDSYWPKLLGFGQDFLQPEFNSFQTSIKFEQQSNFHTQSLSSTFSSQGLHDPNFDVFLETLDVSQLTNEVQFPSGLQFYEPIGCCSSHDDVRENVDNPESFFSEFPADIFEHIEPPPSSPEN